The genomic region ATGGTGCGCGGCGCGTGGACGAGGCCGTAGCAGAGGTAGTCGGTCGCCGCCGCGGGGTCGATGCGCTCGTGGGGCAGGAGAGCGGCGAGAGCGCGCAGCTCGGAGGCGAAGGCGAGGGTCCCTCCGTCGAAGTGGTAGTAGAGCGGCTTGACCCCGATCGGGTCGCGCGCGAGGGTCAGCGCGCGCTTGTGGGCGTCGTAGACCGCGACCGCGAACATCCCCTCCAGACGCCGGAAGGCCTCCTCCCCGTGCAGCGCGAAGAGGTGGAGCACCGTCTCCGCATCGGAGCGCGTGCGGTAGCGCACGCCGCGGGCCTCGAGCTCCTCCTTGAGGACCGGGTGGTTGTAGATCTCGCCGTTGAAGACCAGGGTGAACCGGCCGTCCGCGCTCGACATCGGCTGGCGGCCGTTCGCGAGGTCGAGGATGGAGAGCCGCCGGAAAGAGAGCGCGGCGCGCTCGTCGCGGAAGGCGGCGGCGTCGTCGGGCCCGCGGTGCGCGAGGCGCTCCGCCGCGGCCTCGACGCGCTCGGCCTCGGGAAGCTTCCCGTCGAGGCGGAACTGCCCCGCGAAGCCGCACATCAGAGGATGCCCATGAGCTTCTTGAAGCGGCCGGCGTCGCGGAAGGAGGCGCGGTTGCCGAAGAAGAGCCAGGTCCGGGCCGGACAGCGCTCGCGCAGGAGCGCAAGGTCCGGGTCGCCGAACTCGTGCGCCCGCGCGTGCGTCGCGGCGTCGAGGGCCCCGTGGACGCGGCAGTAGAGGGCCGAACCGCGCCGCGGCGGCTCATCGCGCAGGGGGTCGCAGACGCGCAGGAGGTCGAGGTCCGCACAGACGCGCTCGACGACGGAGGGCTCCCACCCCCCGTGGGGCTCCCAGACGAACGACGCCCGTCCGCGCGGGGCCCCCTTGAAGAAGCGGCAGAGGGCGCGCAAGCTCTCGGCGCCGGGGTGGAAGCTCGGCGGGGTCTGGAAGAGCAGGAAGCGCGCGCCGAGGACCTCGACGAGTTCCTGGGTCGCCGCGAAGGCGGCGCGGACCTCGTCGCTGTCCTGGAAATGGCCGAAGCGCCCGGGACGGCCGGGAAGCTTGCCGCGGCGGCGCTCATAGGACGGGTTCGAGGCCGGGTGGGTGATGAGCAGGGGGGCCTTCAGCGAGAAGTCGAAGCCTTCGGGAGCCTCGGCCCGCCAGGCCCGCGCGGTCTCGATGCGGGGCAGGTCGTAGAACGGGGAGACGAGCTCGACGGCGTCGAAGCGCCGGTAGTACGAGGCGCGGGCGACGGGGAAGCCGCAGCAGCCGACGCGCACTAGGCCGCCGGAGTCTCCCGCTCCATCGTCTCGGGGAGGAAGCGGGAAATGCTCCAGA from Elusimicrobiota bacterium harbors:
- a CDS encoding DUF72 domain-containing protein, with the protein product MRVGCCGFPVARASYYRRFDAVELVSPFYDLPRIETARAWRAEAPEGFDFSLKAPLLITHPASNPSYERRRGKLPGRPGRFGHFQDSDEVRAAFAATQELVEVLGARFLLFQTPPSFHPGAESLRALCRFFKGAPRGRASFVWEPHGGWEPSVVERVCADLDLLRVCDPLRDEPPRRGSALYCRVHGALDAATHARAHEFGDPDLALLRERCPARTWLFFGNRASFRDAGRFKKLMGIL